The Citrifermentans bemidjiense Bem genome window below encodes:
- a CDS encoding twin-arginine translocase TatA/TatE family subunit, whose protein sequence is MFGFGMPEMIIVLVIALVVVGPAKLPQLGQALGSSIKNFKKASSGEDVVQLNEEKKA, encoded by the coding sequence ATGTTTGGATTCGGTATGCCGGAAATGATCATCGTCCTCGTCATAGCACTGGTCGTGGTAGGACCGGCGAAACTTCCGCAGTTGGGGCAGGCACTGGGAAGCAGCATCAAGAACTTCAAGAAGGCATCCTCCGGTGAGGACGTGGTCCAACTGAACGAGGAAAAGAAGGCGTAA
- a CDS encoding SDR family NAD(P)-dependent oxidoreductase — protein MSKTALITGASSGFGAACARAFADQGWKLVLAARRREALEQLKEELGGDSRVFCITLDVRDREAVSAAFASLPAQFADIDLLLNNAGLALGLGPAHQASLDDWETMVDTNIKGVMYCTRAILPGMVARNRGHVINIGSVAGSWPYPGGNVYGASKAFVQQFSRNLRADLLGTAVRVTNIEPGMAETEFSKVRFKGEDEKAHRVYAGTEPLQGEDIAEIVAWVASVPQRVNINSVEVMSVCQAWGPLAVHRGAAG, from the coding sequence ATGAGTAAGACTGCGCTGATAACCGGGGCCTCGTCGGGGTTCGGAGCCGCCTGTGCCCGCGCCTTCGCGGACCAGGGATGGAAGCTGGTCCTGGCCGCCCGGCGCCGCGAAGCGCTGGAGCAACTCAAGGAGGAACTTGGCGGCGACTCCAGGGTCTTTTGCATCACTCTGGACGTCCGCGACCGGGAAGCTGTCTCCGCCGCTTTCGCCTCCCTCCCGGCTCAGTTTGCCGACATAGACCTGCTGCTGAACAACGCCGGGCTGGCACTAGGGCTTGGGCCTGCCCACCAGGCCTCGCTGGACGACTGGGAAACCATGGTCGACACCAACATAAAGGGGGTCATGTACTGCACCCGCGCCATCCTCCCCGGGATGGTGGCCCGCAACCGCGGGCACGTGATCAACATCGGCTCCGTCGCGGGTAGCTGGCCCTATCCCGGAGGGAACGTCTACGGCGCCAGCAAGGCGTTCGTGCAGCAGTTCTCCCGGAATCTGCGCGCGGACCTTTTGGGGACCGCCGTCAGGGTAACCAACATCGAGCCCGGCATGGCTGAGACCGAGTTCTCCAAGGTGCGGTTCAAGGGGGAGGACGAAAAGGCGCATCGCGTCTATGCCGGCACGGAGCCGCTGCAGGGCGAAGACATAGCGGAGATTGTTGCGTGGGTGGCGTCGGTGCCGCAACGGGTCAACATCAACAGCGTAGAGGTGATGTCGGTTTGTCAGGCATGGGGTCCGCTGGCAGTCCACCGCGGCGCCGCCGGATAA
- a CDS encoding bacteriohemerythrin, with the protein MLTQWRDEMITGNHEIDGQHQELLRRVDDLLKGARAKKGSEEIGKLMWFLKKYVRRHFKDEEKIQLESGYPGYEAHKAQHEMFFREVLRLEALHAEQGENTLMIVAAVNAMCEWLRSHFKRMDMELIQFLQDNNITRPALDPDDLSEDSEDY; encoded by the coding sequence ATGTTGACGCAGTGGCGTGATGAAATGATTACGGGGAACCATGAAATCGACGGACAGCACCAGGAGCTGTTGCGCCGTGTGGACGATTTGTTGAAGGGCGCCAGGGCGAAAAAGGGTAGCGAAGAGATCGGAAAGCTGATGTGGTTCCTGAAAAAGTACGTGCGCAGGCACTTCAAGGACGAGGAAAAGATTCAGCTGGAATCGGGCTATCCCGGGTACGAGGCGCACAAGGCCCAGCACGAGATGTTCTTTCGCGAGGTGCTCAGGTTGGAGGCGCTGCATGCCGAGCAGGGGGAGAACACGCTGATGATAGTTGCCGCCGTCAACGCCATGTGCGAGTGGCTGCGCAGCCATTTCAAAAGGATGGACATGGAGTTGATCCAGTTCCTGCAGGACAACAACATCACCCGCCCTGCGCTGGACCCCGACGACCTGAGCGAGGATTCCGAGGACTACTGA